The stretch of DNA ATCGTGGCTTTGCACGCTTCTTACGAGTACCTCTTTGCTAGCGTCGTAGTTAAAAAGCTTCTCATTTTTATTGACACTTCCCTCTATCACGGTACCAGTTACGACGCTACCAATACCTTTTAGACTAAAAACTCTATCGATGTAGTATCTAAAAACGCCGTCCTCATCGCGTTTTTTAGCCCTTAGTGTAAAGAGATAGTTTCTAAGCTCATCGATGCTTGCCTTATCCTTTATACTAACGGCGAAAATTTCTAAAATTTGTAAATTTTTAAACTTAGAAATTTCATCTCTTATCTCTTTTTTTCTTAAATTTATAGTCGCTTCATCGACTAAATCACACTTTGTAAGTGCCACGATCAAGGATTTCACGCCAAGGATATTTAAAATTTCAAGATGCTCCAAGCTTTGAGGCATAAGCCCGTCATTTGCTGCCACCACAAACAAGCACGCGTCAAAGCCATATGCGCCACTTATCATCGTTTTTATTAGATTTTCATGCCCAGGCACGTCGATAAAGGCGATATTTTCGCTATTTTTGCTTAAATTTGAAAAGCTTAGATCGATCGTTATGCCACGCTTTTTCTCCTCTTCAAGATTGTCCCCCTCAAAGCCGTTTAGCTCCTTTATAAGAGCAGTTTTGCCGTGGTCGATATGCCCTGCTGTTCCTATTATTAAACTCATTTTTCTTCCGTTTCATTTATTATTTTTATTAGCGTCTCTACGTCCTCATCTAAAAGCGATCTAAGATCTAGCATAAATTTGTCATTTTCTATGCGTCCGATCACCTTTTTTTGCCTAAATTTTAGCTCGTTTAAATTTGCCTCTCCTCTAAATGCAAGTGCGATGCTTGGGATCTTTTTATTTGGCATCGCCCCACCTCCTACAAAGGTTTGTGTGCCTACTATCTCAAGTGGATTTTTTAAATTTTTATTTATAAAATTTGCTAAGTTTTCAAGCTCTTTTACGCTTTTGTGAAGCAGTTTTTGCGTTGTGATTAGCTCGAATTCTTTATTTAAATAAGCTTTCATGCTCTCAGCCAAAAGCGAGATGATCACTTTATCTACGCGAAGCATCCTTAAAAGCTGGTTTTTCCTAAGCTTTGCGATGAGCTCTTTTTTGCCAACAATTATGCCACACTGCACCGCACCAAGCAGCTTATCGCCACTAAAACTAACTAGCGAAACATCTTTTAAATTTTTTAGATCTGGCTCGTTTTTGTCAAGATTAAACGGCAAATTTCCGTAAAATCCGCTGCCAAGATCAAAATAATCTATCAAATTTTGCTCACACGCCAATTTGTTTAATTCATTTGCTGTAACCTCTTCGCTAAAGCCCACGATGTCAAAATTTGAGCGATGAACCTTTACAACCATCGCCGTTTCTTCGCCGATCGCCTCTTCGTAGTCCTTTAGTCTAGTTTTGTTTGTCGTGCCAACCTCTTTCAAAAAGCAGCCCGCATTTGCCATAACTTCTGGCACTCTAAAACTACCGCCGATCTCGACTAGTTCGCCTCTGCTAACGACGACTTCCTTGCCCTTTGCAAAGGTGTTTAACACCAAAAATACAGCACTTGCGTTATTATTTACAACGATAGCGTCCTCAAAACCAAATGCTCTAGCTATTAGCGAGCCGATATAGTCATATCTGTTTCCACGACTGCCTGTTTCTAGGTTATATTCAAGGTTAGAATATCCTGTGATAACTGGCGTCGCTCGGTTTAAAATTTCTTTATCTATTACACTTCTAGCAAGATTTGTGTGAATGGTCACACCGGTTAAATTTAGCACTCTTTGAAGGCTTGATTCATTAAATTTATGATATTCATTTAGGATTAAATCTATTATTTCTTGCAACGCAAAATTTGCATTTTCATTTAAAATTTTAGCTCTAACTTCATTTAAAATTTGCCTCGCAAGCAATGTGACTAAATTTATATCAAATCCTGAAAATGCTTCGTTTTTTATGATCTTATCAACTTGTGGGATATCTCTTAAATCGCTCAATTCGTGCTCCTAGTAAGTTAGTTTTACCAAGCCGTGATTTTAACATAGATTTGCTTTTAAAACATTATTCCAGACCCTACAAGAACTTACTATATCCACCATTGCAATAATACTGATCTTGACATAAAGCTTGATACATTGCTGTTTTCCAGTGATTTATATGATTCATAGCTTTAGATTTAAATTTTTTATGAAGTTCTTCTTCTATATCTGTTGTTGTTAAATTTTTATTTTCAAATTCTATTCTCAGGTCGCTCAATTCACTAGCTGCTTCAACGGCATATCTTCTAGCTAATTCGTACACCGAAAAATGCCCTTCAATTTTCTTTTTATCCAAATCATTATTAATATTTTTTGTGTCTACAAAAAATTCCATAACGAGTGCAGGCCAATTCACTTTTGCAAATAACCACTGTATTTTTGTAAAGTTATCATAATATGGGTGAATAGTATTTAAAACTATATTTCTTTTTATGGCATTACAGTCCCTACAACATCCAATCAGATTGTTTGGCAATATTGAAAAAATTGGAAACTCGGATTTTGGTAAATAGTGATCCAATGTAGCTACTTGCCCCAATCCGCAATATGGACACTTGCCTAATTTTGGACTAGCCTTTATTTGATTATAGTATTTTCTTGGCTCCTTTCCTCTCACTAAGCGCTTATCATACAAATCAAATAAATCGTTTTTTATATCTTCGTATCTAGCAAATTTTTTATAATTAATCGGTTCTTTGATTATATACTTATCAAGATATTTTTCTCTTACACTGTTGCGGTAATCGCAAGCGTTTAATAAAAATACATATAAATAATTTAATAATTTATTTTTCTTCGCCTCATCCTTTATTCCATTACAACAACATTTATATATGTCAGATTTACTTATTTTAGGCATATCTACTACAACCATAAGACTATTTCCTATTGTTTAATAAGGCTCTTACCAATAATCTTGCTTCGGATCCAAGCTGATTATTATATTCTTCCATTATGCTATCATAAGAGGCTCCATTTTCTTTTTTTACACTATTGTCCAGCATCGCATAAAAGCCCGATTTGTTTACCTCAAGGCCAAAAATTTCTTTAGTTAATGTTCCTATCGTCTCTCCAAATGTTTCAATATCAAAACGCTCCGCTTTAGCCTCTAGACCAAATCTACTTAGTCTCCAAACGCAGCTCTTCGGAACCTCTTGTAAAACCACAGGCGAATGAGTCGCTATAATAGCGACCGCATTCTTTTTTATAAGCAAATCTGATAACGCCCTCATAAAGGATGATAATAAAGGCGGATGCAAATGACTTTCTGGTTCATCTAATAATACAAGGGTTTTTTCTTCTATCTTTTCAAAAATTTTAGTAATAGTTAATAATATTATAGCGTGCCCT from Campylobacter concisus encodes:
- the selA gene encoding L-seryl-tRNA(Sec) selenium transferase — translated: MSDLRDIPQVDKIIKNEAFSGFDINLVTLLARQILNEVRAKILNENANFALQEIIDLILNEYHKFNESSLQRVLNLTGVTIHTNLARSVIDKEILNRATPVITGYSNLEYNLETGSRGNRYDYIGSLIARAFGFEDAIVVNNNASAVFLVLNTFAKGKEVVVSRGELVEIGGSFRVPEVMANAGCFLKEVGTTNKTRLKDYEEAIGEETAMVVKVHRSNFDIVGFSEEVTANELNKLACEQNLIDYFDLGSGFYGNLPFNLDKNEPDLKNLKDVSLVSFSGDKLLGAVQCGIIVGKKELIAKLRKNQLLRMLRVDKVIISLLAESMKAYLNKEFELITTQKLLHKSVKELENLANFINKNLKNPLEIVGTQTFVGGGAMPNKKIPSIALAFRGEANLNELKFRQKKVIGRIENDKFMLDLRSLLDEDVETLIKIINETEEK
- a CDS encoding HNH endonuclease, whose protein sequence is MVVVDMPKISKSDIYKCCCNGIKDEAKKNKLLNYLYVFLLNACDYRNSVREKYLDKYIIKEPINYKKFARYEDIKNDLFDLYDKRLVRGKEPRKYYNQIKASPKLGKCPYCGLGQVATLDHYLPKSEFPIFSILPNNLIGCCRDCNAIKRNIVLNTIHPYYDNFTKIQWLFAKVNWPALVMEFFVDTKNINNDLDKKKIEGHFSVYELARRYAVEAASELSDLRIEFENKNLTTTDIEEELHKKFKSKAMNHINHWKTAMYQALCQDQYYCNGGYSKFL